AATAATGATTTGAATTATTAAGCCGATGAATGAGTGAGGAATTACGATGGTGAGCGTTCTGTGGTGCGTTTCTGTAACTTTTCTTGATTTCACTTCTCTATTGAAATTGCCGATCTGATAATAACGATgtcacatcatcatcatcataagTTGGTGGTGATGTCACATTTACTTGAAAAACCAATCAAATACTTTTATTCAACTCGATTCGACGTCACTTACACAAACGataattttgctgattttttacaAAAACGCATCACCGAATGCTCAGCAGTTTTCGAATTTGACTGAAATGCTATATCAAAGGCAAAACTACTTACCAGGATCAATTTGTCCAACAAAACTGCGTGGTGGCAGCGACGCGGCATATAATTTGCTCAATGGACCATATTTTTTAACCAACAATGGATAGCCAATTTCATAACCATACAAATTAAGAAGATCCCATTTAATTGCATTGATTTTGGCAGCGGTCGCCTTAGCGCCAGCGGCATTTGTCAGGGCTGCTGCTTGAGCTTCAACATTTGCGGGCAATGAAATAACCTGTGGAGCTGATGCGCCATATGTAGCTGGAGCATATTCCTCGTAATTAATGCCCAATACGGACGTGCTTAAACAAGCAACTAAAGCCATGAAGCACACTGTGTAGCGGAacatttttgtaatatatttgtTTGTTGGGATCTCAGCCTGTGTTCtgagtaatttttgttttaaattattataaTGCGTTGGTTGTACGCGACAAATGGTTAACTAATGTGGCGTCATTaacatatttttgcttttatagCCGGTATTTAGAAATTAGCTAAGTTGTATGTAACCTTACGtgacaaaatatagaattaaaaGCCATATATTGGTCTCGGCAAGCATTGGTAATGCTATCCAGCAACAGCCCGCAGAGATTAGAGAGCGTCGAATGTCTTGGGTCGATGTGCAGCGTTTTTGCGTATTTATGACTTGGGCGAAACGAATTCTCCATTCTTTATGTTGACTATTGGCATTCGGTgataattttcaatttatacCAACAGCGCTAACGTGTGCTTGATGATTTAAAAAGAAGGTGCTTggttgtacgtatgtatgtatgtttgtttatagttgacattttctaaGAGGTGATAAAttgaaaagtttattttttttttttggaatttaatgTGCGGAACGTAATGACAATCGTAATAACAATAATGTCGCGCTGTGGCTTCTTCTCATCTCTCTCGAGGGACGGTGTATtcctttcataaaatattttcctttaaaTAAGAAAGGGGCAGCATTGTCTACAAATAGGGCCATTTTTCAAAGCGCCAGGTGActtagttcaaaagttagaatttttGAGTGCAACAGGGGGTAACATTTTCTAAGAAAAGAAAATGCCACAAGTCATGTTCCTGGCAAAGTAAATACATAcacatttaaattaaaaaaatttcgtatgTAAAAGTTCCTAATaaagaaaattccaaaagaaGTTAAATCCTGTAAAGAATTAACATACCAGGAGCTTACGATGTAAGTTTGTTAAGTGGCTCTTCGTGATAAAATGTTTGGACCATATAAATTAACATTTCCACTTCTATAAAGTGAAAACAAATTTGCATACAtataatatttattatattattataagatgtgtattaaaaataaatattttttttaattaattacttCATCGAACCAGAGGCGGTTAAACTAATGGGACTGCTGTGAGAATTTTAAACGTTGTGTACTTCTGCTTAAAGAAAAggtttaatggttcaatttcaaCAAAGTACAAAACTGGTGATATATTTTTTCGCTTTTTTCTAGACTGTGACATTACTACTTTCACGAAAAGCGCTCGAAAAAAAGTAAACATTGACATTTTCAGTTATATAACACATAACTACAGTCAAGCACAACAAAATTCCGATTATAAATATTCCCATACGAGTTCATCTCGCTCGCTGCAGTGGTGTAGTGGTGGCGTgctcgcctaccacactgaaagTACTATGTCTAATCCCCGCAAAACCAACATCAAAAGACCTAGAGAAAAgtctttcaattataaaaaaaatatatattcctcggcagtggtttgttAAAGGCTCTGGATGTTtttgtgccatgaaaagtttctcagcaaaaaagcaTCTTCCTTGtaaatgccgttcggaatcgtGATAAACGCGtaggtgccgtcccgccaatttgcaggaaataatcaaaaattatcgccgtggtgtggtggtagcgtgctacgcctaccaaaCCGAAGGTCGTGGGTTCAACCCCCGGTCAAagcaaaaactcatctgccttacagatggcgtttggagtcggcataaaacatatacataggtcccgtcccgccaattttcattaaaaattaaaaggagcgcgatgctaattggaagagaagttcggcctaaaatttatttatttttataaaaacaaattttcttcacaaaaaatatttttatcggatgGATAAACCTAAAAGGTTACACAAAAAGACGGccctaaatttattaaaattttttaacggttttatacAGATGGATATAAAgaccaggggctgaaactgttattccttttataatataagtccttgcaaaactattaattttggaatttaaatatatttggatcaagataaaaattattttcggattctTATTTTTTGAGTCAGATgaaactagttaaactcggacttttaaaaataaaagttccgaaataaaaaaaaaaatattatttcggccttaaaaaataaaagttttgattTAACTTCTATTtcaggacttttatttttaaaagtccgagtgtaactagttctatcggccaaaaaaagtaaaaatacagattttacttttatatgtagacttttatggaaaaatttcgaaaaataaaaaggatgcatgattcgacatgacaTTGTaatagggatacctgagaactcaaacatttccacctaggacatttttttgaccaagactttttcgactccgaaaaaaaaataattattttccgtccctgataaAGACCCttccattttgatatatataagtattTGGCCAACAAACACAAATATACTGTAATGGGTTTTCCAAATTTAGCGTACTTTCCCATAAAAGTAAtgctacttttaaataaaactaaatttatttttgaaaattattttaaagtttattgTCAGTGGTGCTCAAAATATTCTTAtatgaagtgcaaatcacaatacatgtactgacgttttgttttgtattaaaaaaaatacaaaataaatgttTCAGTGTTCAAAAAGCTCAAAActtttaatgtatgtatatattcaaaTGACTGGAgtagttttaataattttgaatACACATATTTTTCAGTGCCATACtatttttgcataatttttagctgtcaatttgttagtgtaaatttgttttttataccgaAGTGCATGTTCATCATATAAAAGTGCCTTTGCTTTGCACTTAtgtatgaaaatcaaaaacttcataagaagtttatttatatgtatgtgacagcatacgggagtgctttgaacatttttttgaaatataattttgtatCTGTGCCTGAATCAGGGCAAAGCAATAACACAATCGCTATCGGCGTATAGGGATTTAGCAGCTCTGTTCAATGTGTTTATTGCAAGaaccaaattcaaatttttagtataattttttattcaaataacgaaaaataaaaatggtgccaaattattatttttatgaattaagcGGCGGCTGCCCTTATTGatttaaatgtgtgaaaacatttatttgaagcaatttgtttaatttataatttatttaataatttgggaaaagtttaaacaacgtgacatcaggacggacaaggcgatagctgtttcgattataccttgtaaatctcttcaaagccttttctcccgtgaTTAGGATTTGAACCTGCACTCCTACTATGGTTGAAGTTATTTGCTTTATAAGGCCTTCTGCCTTTAGTTTGACCTGTTAATTAAGATTGCTTTTTCGGCCGTTTAAGAAAGATATAAGCCGGTTGTAGCCGTTACTTAAATGTTATCTAAAAATTGCTTACTCCGGCATGTGTTTTATTGCATGAATAATTTGAGTGAAAAATATCACTTCCCAGGTATTGAGTTCCCTGGGAAACTCATCCTGATCGAGTTTGCGACAGGCTTTTAAGTTTTCACGTTAGTCGGGGCTTCTACCCAAGGCTCAAATGTATGGTATGCAAGCACACTACTTACCAATGTTGGCAACAAAATCCAAATTAAATACATTTGAATTAGTATTAGAAATAACAAGTTTATTCACATAATCACAACCCAAAATTTATAACAAGATAAATATCCAAAAACATTccaaatacatatttacaaaacaaaaaataaaaatcacccaaattaaaattttgaatttagaaaTCATTTACTTATCAGAAACACTGCATTTCATATTACAAACTAATGCATATTCAGGTAGACCCTTACGAAGGGCCAACACTTTTGTtgtaaatttaagttaaagttagtAGCTAGGACCGGAATACGAGCTGTGGTGCTCAGGCACATACAAATTGGCAACTGGACCAGCTGGTGCCACTGGGAGGGTTACAGTGCTGTATTTGATGGGAGTTTCAAAAGTTTTGTAGTTGTGCTTTCCAGCATGGATTTGAGTCACGTAGGCTGGCAGTTCGGTATATTTGTGAACCGAATGAGTCCCATAACCAGCTGATTTGTATGCTCCTGCATATTTTTCAGCTTTTGGTGAATAACTTGATGCGGCTGCAGCATCATAGACTGGGGCAGCATTGTAGACAGCGCCATGTCCTTCTCCACTGTAACCATGATGGCCATGATAAGCACTTGGTGCAGCACTATAACTCTTTGAAATGACTGCACCGGGTACGGGTTCTGATGCTGCAGCTACATATTTCGCGGGGGCATACGAAGCTGAATGTATGTCATGATGGTGGTGGGCAGGAGCGTTTAAATATTTCTCAATAGCGGCAATGTCTACAATTTTCGATAAGCCATCCAGGCTTACTTCATGCACTTTGTGAGATGATTCGCCGTAGTGCTGTGGAGCTGAATGATGGCCATAAGGATGGGCCATTACGACAGTTGCGAAAAGCGCCAAGGAAAGATACTGTAAAAGGTAAAGAGATGACCAAATTAACATAAATATAACTGAAAAGTTTTTAGCTATAAACATCGAGATGAACTCACAGTTTTTGGCTACAAGTCAATGtaaatacaataaacaaaaaattgttataaaaaaacttaCCACGAATGATTTCATATTGATTTTTGTTTTATGGAATTGGTTAATTGAATTGAGTGTTCTTTGACTTCTTCCACAATTGGTGTTAATAACTAAAGCAACCTCGGTGCACTGCTTTTTATAAGCAAACAAGAATTCAAATGCACAAAACGTGATTTCAAAACAAACACATGATGCCGGGGCAGAGGGAGACCTAAATGATTGTCAACAAAGCTCACAGCTTCTACATAATTACTCATTCTTCTTTTCTTTAGCGTCACAATCAGCGTATGACTAAAGTAATTAGTCGTGGTAATGGACGGTGTGTGATAGCGGCCCTCCGCTAGACTTTGATATTGAGCAGCAGAGTTTCGAGAAGTTCATGTCACAACAAACAACGGCAATTTGAAACTCTTGCGATGGCATGAAGCACAGATAAACCTCGTGACCGGCGTGTATAgttacctttaaaaaaaaatatatatatatatttatatttctgtATAAATGCATATGTTTGGTTGTATATAAATGTTGTATACAATTTACTCAGAAATAAAGCACTTACCTAAAATTATTGAATTCTTATCGCCTGATAAATCTTTGCTCTTTGAACTCTTCTAAGTGCGGGTGTAATTACACAATTAATCTCTGTTTTATATATAAGTCAGTGTATGACTGGGTCAAAGCTATGGCTAACTATGTCAAGTCAAAACCATAAACCATAAACGAAAGCTGATACAAGTTTTGAACATAGTAAACGAGTAGAAAGATTAAATAATGcgttattttatttaaagtccAATCAATTTAATTCAAAAGGCGGCTTCTATGTTTCAATGAAAATTTGAATATATGAAAGGCTTATGTAGTTCTGAAAAAAATATCTAAGAGAATCGAAATCggtgtttatatatttatttaagttttaaaaCCCGTAAAACTCATGCAATAGGTTTGGAGGATGGCTTCCGATTGACAATCCTTCACCGGATATGAATATATGACGTTTGGGTACTAGTTCTAGTACATCTGAAAATTGACTGTAATGCGAACGTTGAACTTTAAACAGAAAATTTTATTTGACATGATTTGCCTtagaggagatttaggccgagcttcaatTTGCGTGGAGCTCCTTTTTAATTTGAAGGAAGCTCGGCCACGCAGGTAAATCGCTtcgaatatttattttatttatttctattgGAGACAATATCCAATCGCACGTAAAGAGACCTGTGCATCATAGAAAAGTGGTGTGGTATAtctatcaatcctaacaaaactgttcTAGTGCACTCTAGCCGTAGAAGAAAACCATCGCCGGGTGGCACAAAAACCACAAGACCGTTCTTGTTCTCGCTTTAATGGCAAAACATGGTTGTTATCATCTGGAATAGTATACTGGACATTAAATTCTGCTTTGAAGCCAACCTATTCTTTATTAGTTTGGTAGACGAAGACCACGCAAAGAAGAGCAAGAACAAAATTAAGCACACTGCATCGATTTGTTTGTAGTGGCATAACGGGTACGATGAGAACGTCGTCTGCTGAGGCACTTACTaccttagtgggaatacctccatTCCTCATTATAATGGATAAAGAGGCAGTACTTGATGATTTAGGACTTTAAAAATAGTGCTGAGATAAAAATTGGAAACAAGACAGGGCAAATGTGGGTAATAAGAAACTGCATAGGCAATTTCATATTGCAACTTCATGGCCACAACGCTCAGAATCTCACTGAACTTTGAGTTATTCGTTGTTTATAGAACTCTTTGAGAAACAGAGAACCCACATACTGATCCTAACTCAGAGATCTGGTTCACGGAAGGATCGAAATTTGATGACGGTAATGAGAgctgttggcggagcgaaggagcgactggcgcgccttgttggacggccataaccgtttagacggttaagcgccaattaagtaagtaagtaagtaatgagaGCTGTTATCTATGGGCCGATCTTCAAGTTATCGATACCAATGCCATTCCGCTATACTTCAGGcagaaataaataataacaagtaaggaaggttaagttcgggtgtaaccgaaaattacatattcagttgagagctatggtggcaacatgagggaaaataaccatgtaggaaaatgaaccgagggtagccctggaatgtgtttgtacgacatgtctatcaaatgaaaggtattaaagagtattttatgagggagtgggccatagtactataggtggtcgccttttcggaatatcgccataaacgtggatcagggttgactctagaatttgtttgtacgagggtagcaaatgaaaggtgttaatgagtattttaaaagcgagtgatccttatttccataggtggacgccgtttcgagacatcgccataaaggtggaccagaggtgaccctagaatttgtttgtatgatatgggtatcatatgaaaggggttaaggaacattttaaaagggagtgggccttagttctataggtggacgccttttcgagatatcgtcataaaggtggaccatgggtgactctagaaatgtattaatgcgtattttaaaagggagtgggccttagctctataggtggacgccttctcgagatatagctataaaggtggaccaggggtgactctagaatatgtttgtacgatatgggtatcaaatgaaaggtgttaatgagtattttaaaagggcgtgaggcttagttctataggtggacgccttttcgagatatcgccataaaggtggaccaggggtgactctagaatgtgtttgtacgatatgggtatcaaattaaaggtattaatgaggcttttaaaagggagtggtggtagttgtatatgtgaaggcgttatccagatatcgaccaaaatgtggaccagggtgactcagaacatcatctgttggataactctaatttatttatatatataataccacgaacagtattcctgccaagatttcaagggttttttatttcgccctgcagaactttttcatttcattctacttaatatggtaggtgtcacagccattcTACATAgttttttctacagttatattttgcgtcaataaactaatccaaataccatgtttcatcccttttttcgtatttggtatagaattatggcatttttttcgtttttcgtaattttcgatatcgaaaaagtgggcgtggtcatagtccgatttcggccactttttataccaatacaacgtgagttcagataagtacgtgaactgagtttagtaaagatatatcgatttttgctcaagttatcgtgttgacggctgagcgggaggacagacggtcgactgtgtataaaaactgggcgtggctttaaccgatttcgccaaatttcacaaggattggtaaatttttgttcaacttatggcattaaaagtattctaaacgaattaattgaaaaagggcgcagccacgcccattttgaaattttcttttatttttgcgttttgttgcaccatatcattactggagttgaatgttgacataatttacttgtatactgtaaagatattaaattttttgttaaaatttgactttaaaaacaaaattttttaaaagtgggcgtggtcgttctccgattttgctaatttttattaagcgtacatatagtattaggagtaacgtttctgccaaatttcatcatgatatcttcaacgactgccaaattacagtttggaaaaattttaaattaccttcttttaaaagtgggcggtgccacgcccattgtccaaaattttactaattttctattctgcgtcataagcttaactcacctagcaagtttcatcgctttattcgtctttggtaatgaattatcgcactttttcggtttttcgaaattttcgatatcgaaaaagtgggcgtggttatagtccgatattgttcattttaaatagcgatctgagatgagtgctcaggaacctacattccaaatttcatcaagatacctcaaaatttactcaagttatcgtgtcaacggacggacggacggacggacggacggacatggctcaatcaaatttgttttcgattctgatgattttgatatatggaagtctatatctatctcgattcctttatacctgtacaaccgaccgttatccaatcaaagttaatatactctgtgagctctgctcaactcagtATAAAACAAAATGCAAGGCGCGAGCCGAGCTTCTTTCCAATTTTTATCTTGCTCTTTTCAACTTTCCCTTTACAGGGTTGCACAGTGcgattgaagagatggttggtgtcatgtggagacacgaTACAAGCAGGACATAGATATATTTTATATGTCGAGAttgtttctggataggtaagagtttaacctattacagtatccatatcgaagttagctagagtgacgcgcatctCCCTGGGGAAGTTGTTTTTCTTTACTGCTAGTTATAGAAGTCCGATGTTGATAATACTGAGGACCttattatgcttttcttctacatATGGCCGTATTTTTTCATAATGCTTGAGGAGATGACTCCAAAATTCTCTGGAAAGCACGGCCTCTTCAATCAGACGGCTTTTAGGATGCAGCCTGGGCAtcgggtattcaacagaaactgttagttcatttctctcccttatgggaAGTACTTTCGACTcactgtgtagatggtgttctgaggacataagaagataaATTGTAGCAGTGCTGGGAGCGGTGTTTCGAAGATTCACTAGAAAATTAATTTACCTCCTGTGGAGCAGTGGGTTGAAGGGGCATTTGATAAAGATTGCGGGCAGCCTCATCAGTGCATAGAGCTTCAGCCTCAAATCGctgcataaataaattttaattggaTGGACCTCCAATTACACTTACCACCTGGAAgttattacaaaatttaaaagcgTAATATCCAAGAATTGGAACGGCTGaaataagttttataaataattttggtcAATTTTAGCAAGACTAGTGGTTTACGAAGCTCAACAACATTAGATTTCATAAAACCTTTCTTCATATGCGGGTACACCATTGCAAGTACCTTAATTAACTACATGATTCTAATTCCGCTAGTTATTAGTTTTACTATTTTcttcagttattcaaaaaataCTCAGGAACGAAGTGCAAATTTAAATTGTAAACCTTATTAAGATCGTACAACAGTTATTAAAGAAGCAAATTCGATCAAATTTTGTAGTTAGACTCATTTTAGAgtctataataaaataaaataattttaaaaaaaattttaagttaaacggttttattgaaaacaatacttacatgaagtaataataatacgaaaagctagaaaataattaggtaggtcctaggtactagtcatcacactccttatcaatctatggcgttgatcagacaattaaataaaagcgttgggcgcgtgaaatttctaaaaatgttaggcgtagcataacctgattaaggttcagttggttttacttatgactatcaatagaaatatgacgcgtccaacgcttttatttgtctgatcaacgccatagattgataaggagtgtgatgactagtacctaggacctacctaattattttctagcttttcgtattattattatttcatgtaagtattgttttcaataaaaccgtttaacttaaaaattttttttattattttattttcaagtttttagtcgttatttaattgcctattatttctcattctatttagttcatttagtgactcatta
The Eurosta solidaginis isolate ZX-2024a chromosome 5, ASM4086904v1, whole genome shotgun sequence DNA segment above includes these coding regions:
- the Cp19 gene encoding chorion protein S19 — translated: MKSFVYLSLALFATVVMAHPYGHHSAPQHYGESSHKVHEVSLDGLSKIVDIAAIEKYLNAPAHHHHDIHSASYAPAKYVAAASEPVPGAVISKSYSAAPSAYHGHHGYSGEGHGAVYNAAPVYDAAAASSYSPKAEKYAGAYKSAGYGTHSVHKYTELPAYVTQIHAGKHNYKTFETPIKYSTVTLPVAPAGPVANLYVPEHHSSYSGPSY
- the Cp16 gene encoding chorion protein S16, whose amino-acid sequence is MFRYTVCFMALVACLSTSVLGINYEEYAPATYGASAPQVISLPANVEAQAAALTNAAGAKATAAKINAIKWDLLNLYGYEIGYPLLVKKYGPLSKLYAASLPPRSFVGQIDPAFLKDSYGKIKFVGESTIGVAAV